The following are encoded in a window of Arthrobacter sp. OAP107 genomic DNA:
- a CDS encoding class I SAM-dependent methyltransferase: MNDQAGADKALKEKHRAMWAQGDYPALASELLLDLGAILVEACNIKPRQRVLDVGTGAGNAAIPAAMMGAKVIASDLAPEMFDAGRRQAADRGVELEWVEADVEHLPFADGEFDVVMSCLGAMFAPHHQASADEMVRVCRPGGTIGLLHWTPEGFIGQMFTTMKPFAPPPPPGAQPAPLWGNEDHVRELFGDRLGEIRAKKRTLAVTSFRHPEDFLHYFKSHYGPTISVYKSLSGDDEKAKALDEALTELASTYIEAHGDTPAQMEWEYLLLTAKANARPQETRL; this comes from the coding sequence ATGAACGACCAAGCCGGGGCGGACAAAGCCCTGAAGGAGAAACACCGGGCCATGTGGGCGCAGGGCGATTACCCGGCCCTCGCCAGCGAGCTCCTCCTGGACCTGGGCGCCATCCTGGTGGAGGCCTGCAACATCAAACCGCGCCAGCGCGTCCTGGACGTGGGCACGGGCGCCGGCAACGCCGCCATCCCCGCCGCCATGATGGGTGCCAAGGTGATAGCCAGCGACCTCGCCCCGGAAATGTTCGACGCCGGGCGGCGGCAGGCAGCCGACCGCGGCGTTGAGCTCGAGTGGGTGGAGGCCGACGTCGAGCATCTCCCCTTTGCGGACGGCGAGTTCGACGTCGTCATGTCCTGCCTCGGCGCCATGTTCGCCCCGCACCACCAGGCGAGCGCCGACGAAATGGTGCGTGTCTGCAGGCCGGGCGGGACCATTGGCCTGCTGCACTGGACCCCGGAGGGCTTCATCGGGCAGATGTTCACCACCATGAAGCCCTTCGCCCCTCCGCCACCGCCCGGCGCACAGCCGGCGCCGCTGTGGGGCAACGAAGACCATGTCCGCGAGTTGTTCGGCGACCGGCTGGGCGAGATCCGGGCAAAGAAGAGGACACTTGCCGTCACCAGCTTCCGCCACCCCGAAGACTTCCTGCACTACTTCAAGTCGCACTACGGCCCCACCATCTCCGTGTACAAGTCGCTGTCCGGTGACGATGAGAAGGCCAAAGCCCTGGACGAAGCCCTCACGGAACTTGCCAGCACGTACATCGAGGCCCACGGCGATACACCCGCGCAGATGGAATGGGAGTACCTGCTGCTCACGGCGAAGGCCAATGCCAGGCCCCAGGAAACCAGGCTGTGA
- a CDS encoding aminotransferase class I/II-fold pyridoxal phosphate-dependent enzyme, which translates to MTDSPASRRALEVASIPSFRRISEHLNHSTYARRKHLPGICDFTLGNPHQMPQDAYVDALRDALRPHDDQWFAYKTNEVDAREAAADSLGRLLDVPFEAGDLYLTTGGFTAIALALKTVADPGDEVIYSLPPWFLYEPLAVEAGLVPVKVRIDLETFDLDLAAIEAAITERTRVLIINSPNNPTGRIYPPELLRQLAALLNDASARIGRRIYLVSDEPYNRIVFDGARFHSPAEFYPYTLLAYSYGKTHLSPGERIGYLALPPGMPDRRELGAAVEAMQLAMGWIYPNAVLQYALPRLETFTIDVGQLQQKRDRLVQELGGMGYRLRPSEGTFYLFVDSPIHDDEAFTEALGQEDVFVLPGVLFETPGFFRISLTASEDMVERSLPHFRAAIERAGQDRPEDAEVKLPTGLIPVVPANPRTLP; encoded by the coding sequence GTGACGGACTCCCCCGCCTCGCGCCGCGCCCTCGAGGTGGCGTCCATTCCGTCGTTCCGGCGGATCTCCGAGCACCTGAACCATTCCACGTACGCCCGCCGCAAGCACCTGCCCGGCATCTGCGACTTCACCCTGGGCAATCCGCACCAGATGCCGCAGGACGCCTATGTCGACGCCCTGCGCGATGCGCTCCGGCCGCACGACGACCAGTGGTTCGCGTACAAGACCAACGAGGTGGATGCCCGGGAGGCGGCGGCCGATTCCCTGGGCCGGCTGCTCGACGTTCCGTTCGAAGCCGGGGACTTGTACCTCACCACCGGAGGCTTCACCGCGATCGCCCTGGCGCTGAAGACTGTTGCCGATCCCGGCGACGAGGTCATCTACAGCCTGCCGCCCTGGTTCCTCTACGAGCCGCTCGCCGTCGAGGCCGGACTGGTCCCGGTCAAAGTCCGGATCGACCTTGAAACCTTCGACCTCGACCTGGCGGCCATCGAAGCGGCCATCACGGAGCGGACCCGCGTGCTGATCATCAATTCGCCGAACAACCCGACCGGCAGGATCTACCCGCCGGAGCTCCTCCGCCAGCTGGCGGCGCTCCTCAACGACGCGTCGGCGCGGATCGGCCGGCGGATCTACCTGGTGTCCGATGAGCCGTACAACAGGATCGTCTTCGACGGCGCCCGCTTCCACAGCCCCGCAGAGTTCTATCCGTACACGCTCCTGGCCTACTCCTACGGCAAGACGCATCTCTCGCCGGGCGAGCGCATCGGGTACCTCGCGCTGCCGCCGGGCATGCCGGACCGCAGGGAGCTCGGCGCCGCGGTGGAGGCCATGCAGCTGGCCATGGGCTGGATCTACCCCAACGCCGTGCTGCAGTACGCGCTGCCGCGGCTGGAGACGTTCACCATCGACGTCGGCCAGCTCCAGCAAAAGCGGGACCGCCTGGTCCAGGAGCTGGGCGGCATGGGATACCGGCTCCGGCCGTCCGAAGGCACCTTTTACCTGTTCGTCGACTCCCCCATCCATGACGACGAGGCGTTCACCGAGGCGCTCGGCCAGGAGGACGTCTTTGTGCTTCCGGGTGTCCTGTTCGAGACACCCGGGTTCTTCCGGATTTCCCTCACGGCCAGCGAGGACATGGTGGAGCGCAGCCTGCCCCACTTCCGTGCGGCCATCGAACGGGCGGGACAGGACCGCCCGGAGGACGCCGAAGTCAAGCTCCCCACGGGCCTGATCCCCGTCGTTCCCGCGAACCCCAGAACACTGCCGTGA
- a CDS encoding serine hydrolase has protein sequence MSGGRGRHRARSRHRPGKAATTRTVPWPADRRGRLLILCTAMLLTATTAYGSAVAPPPVPSRAEPAGTPSPSKTPAPAATKPVRQATTPVPHPARPAKPKATATKRAAPSQPAAVVRPTPAPAAPKPKAAPAPPPPRPAPPPAAPADATLEEQLNAIIAVNSRYQLGVALIDMSDGVVRQYGVREKFVAASTGKILAAAAYYHLAEAGVLSLATPMGGQTAAFQIRQMIQQSNNTSWALVLGPIGRQGIHDYAASLGIAYDRTFNTLSAAETARILTLLYTGRLLSPAHTAELLSYMQNTNYETLIPAAVPPGITVFHKYGLLNGNLHDASILVQGQRAYAFVVYSLGASVAEIPVQTTIIRQLTQAVVGRMF, from the coding sequence ATGAGCGGGGGCCGCGGCCGGCACCGCGCCCGCAGCCGCCACCGGCCTGGCAAAGCAGCAACCACCCGGACAGTTCCCTGGCCTGCAGACCGGCGCGGCCGGCTCCTGATCCTCTGCACCGCGATGCTACTGACGGCAACCACTGCCTACGGGTCAGCCGTGGCGCCGCCGCCTGTGCCATCACGGGCTGAGCCGGCGGGGACGCCCTCCCCCTCCAAGACCCCGGCACCGGCGGCAACCAAGCCGGTCCGGCAAGCCACGACGCCGGTCCCCCACCCTGCGAGGCCTGCCAAACCCAAAGCCACGGCCACCAAGCGGGCGGCACCTTCCCAGCCCGCCGCCGTCGTCCGCCCCACCCCGGCACCAGCCGCGCCAAAACCCAAGGCGGCACCCGCGCCACCGCCACCCCGCCCGGCGCCGCCGCCGGCGGCGCCCGCCGACGCCACGCTCGAGGAACAGCTCAACGCCATCATTGCGGTCAACAGCCGGTACCAGCTGGGGGTTGCCCTCATTGACATGTCCGACGGCGTTGTCCGCCAGTACGGCGTCCGCGAGAAGTTCGTGGCGGCCAGCACCGGCAAGATCCTTGCCGCGGCCGCGTACTACCATCTGGCCGAGGCGGGGGTCCTGTCACTGGCCACGCCGATGGGCGGCCAGACCGCTGCCTTTCAGATCCGGCAGATGATCCAGCAGAGCAACAACACGTCCTGGGCCCTGGTCCTCGGCCCCATCGGGCGCCAGGGGATCCATGATTACGCGGCGTCGCTCGGCATTGCGTACGACAGGACCTTCAACACGCTGTCCGCGGCGGAAACGGCCAGGATTCTGACGCTGCTCTACACGGGTCGGCTGCTCAGCCCGGCCCACACCGCCGAACTGCTGTCCTACATGCAGAACACGAACTACGAGACCCTGATCCCCGCTGCGGTGCCCCCGGGCATCACCGTTTTCCATAAGTACGGGCTGCTGAACGGGAATCTGCACGACGCGAGCATCCTGGTCCAGGGCCAGCGCGCATACGCCTTCGTGGTGTACTCGCTGGGTGCCAGCGTCGCGGAAATCCCGGTGCAGACCACCATCATCCGGCAGCTCACCCAGGCGGTTGTGGGCCGCATGTTCTGA
- a CDS encoding D-glucuronyl C5-epimerase family protein → MWFEEYVGTNIPPAHVVNGHIYAAWGAYDYYRLTKNPTAQWMFNTAATTIRDYFTSYRRPGTISWYAASTYGQYVWGAPASYHKGVTNQLAILGRQTGDPAFATQSAQLLADYS, encoded by the coding sequence GTGTGGTTCGAGGAATACGTCGGCACGAACATTCCGCCCGCCCACGTAGTCAACGGGCATATCTATGCGGCATGGGGCGCCTATGACTACTACCGGCTCACCAAGAACCCCACTGCGCAGTGGATGTTCAACACCGCGGCCACCACCATCCGCGACTACTTCACCAGTTACCGCCGCCCGGGGACCATCTCCTGGTACGCAGCGAGCACCTACGGCCAGTACGTGTGGGGCGCCCCGGCGAGCTACCACAAGGGCGTCACCAACCAGCTCGCAATCCTTGGCCGGCAGACCGGGGACCCGGCCTTTGCCACGCAGTCGGCGCAGCTGTTGGCCGACTACTCCTGA